A window of Anthonomus grandis grandis unplaced genomic scaffold, icAntGran1.3 ctg00000375.1, whole genome shotgun sequence genomic DNA:
TTACAAAATACGCTAATGAGCTCGATAGTCTTTTGACACAACCTGGAACTGATCCACAAGCAATAGAGGTATGTCGCGACATTCTGAAGGACAGGTTTAACGAATTAAAGGCTGTTAGTTCCGAGTGCTTTTATCTACTGTTAGATGAAAATACAAGTGAGGCAGACCTGACCGCAGACAGGGATTGTTGTGATGGTTATGAAAGGAGGTTCAAGGAACTGAGCATAAAAAGTGCCAAAAGGGTGTCAGCAGTACCTAGAGACGAAGAGGAGGTTCCAGACAGGAGCGAACATGACTATGACATACGTTATTTGGGTAAGAGAAAGTTTAAATTACCTACCATACAGTTTAAACAGTTTGACGGTAACATTAGGGATTGGCTTTCTTTCTGGACCCAATTTAAAAAGGTTGATGAGGATCCAGACATAGATGCAGCAGATAAAGTCGAATATCTAATACAAGCTACTGTGCCTAATAGCCGAGCCCGAAACCTCGTTAACAGTTTTCCTGCCACTGGggaaaattattctaaaattgtCGATAGCCTTAAGTCACGTTTTGGTAGGGAAGATATTCAGGTAGAGGTTTATGTTAGAGAACTGTTAAAACTTGTACTGAATAATGCCGTCTCCAAAGCCAAGCCTGATGTGTCAACTCTGTACGACAGTATTGAAACCCAGCTGCGAGCTCTGGAAACCCTGGGCATAACGCCAGATAAGTATTCTTCTATGCTTTACCCTTTAATTGAGTCCTGTTTGCCTGAGGACTTGTTGAGAGTGTGGCAAAGAACTTCAGGTATCCTGTGTGCAGAAATCTCCAATGAAGAGGAGCCGGAGGAAAGTGAGTCTGTGTCTGGAGCGTCCTGTATTAATTCTCTGGAAAATAGATTAAAGGCCTTGCTTAAGTTTCTTAGAAATGAGGTGGATAATGAGCAGAGGATTTCCATGGCATCGGAGGGATTTGGTCTGCACAAGCCAAGGGGCCTCACATCAAGAGAAGGGGAAGGAAAACCAGGGAGTTCTGATTCTCGTGGTGTGTTGCCTACAGCTGCTAATCTTGTCAACCAGGAGCAGAGTTTAGAACTACGACATGGCAATCGAGCTACGTGTATCTTTTGTGAGAGGCATCATGACAGTCCGAGTTGCTTCAAGGCGCAGAGTTTTTCCTTAGAAAAAAGAAGGGAGATTTTGTCTGCAAAAAGGGCATGCTACAGGTGCTTAAAAGTTGGTCATCAGTCTCGCAGGTGTCATGCTCTTCTTAAATGTGTGATTTGTGGTAAATCCCATGTAGTTTTGATGTGTCCCGAATCAGGAACCCATAGATCAGCTAAACCAGGTGAAAATAGCACTCCAAGAGAAAATAACAATCCTGCTGAAATGCAGCTTTCCTGCACCAGTGACTCCAAAAGACAGCATGTGTTTTTGCAGACCCTAAGGGTGAAAATCAAGGGCGAAAATTGCATGAAGGAAGTAAGAGCTCTCATTGATACCGGATCACAGCGCTCATACATTTTGAAATCTACAGTGCAGACGTTGCAGCTTGTGGCCAAGTCGAGGGAAAATATCATGCACTGCTTATTTGGAGGTGTTTTGTCAGAGCAGTCCCACAGTGTTTATGAGATTCATTTGTCGCAGGACAATGGTTTTAAGTGTAGGTTTGATGTGTTAGACCAGCCTAAGATTTGCAGTGAAATTCCCAGTGTTTTTTCCGGAGTGTGGATGGATGAGCTGCAAAACCTAAATATTGAAGTTAGTGATGTGGGACAGTCAGCGACTATTGAGTTGTTAATCGGTTCTGATGTAGCCGGAAAGTTATATACAGGTCGCACACAAAGACTCAGCTGTGGGCTGACAGCCATGGAAACTTTGCTAGGCTGGACGATTATGGGTAAAGTGCCAATAGAGCCTGGTGAAGAAAATGTATCCCACAGCTTTTTAAATTGTATGGTGATGGATTCCTGTATAAGTAATCTATGGGAGCTGGACGTACTAGGAATCACTGACCCCGTGGCTAATAAAAGTAAGCTGGATTTGGAAAAGGCggctttagaattttttgaccAGACGGTTCAAGTAAATGAAGAAGGGAGGTATGAAGTGAGGCTTCCATGGCTGGATGGACACCCCCCACTACCGACCAACCATTCCATAGGAAAGAAGAGACTTGGAACAACTCTTAAGAAATTGAAGTCAGAAAATGTATATGAGTCATATGTTACCATTTTCCAGGAATGGCTTCAAGAAGGTGTTATAGAGCTTGTGCCTGACAGTGATGACAACTTGGGCCATTATCTGCCACACCGGCCAGTAATAAAATCGAGTTCCAACTGCACAACCAAAATAAGGCCAGTTTTTGACGCCAGTGCAAAAGTAAAAGGAAAAGTTTCATTAAACCAGTGTCTGGAAAAAGGTCCTAACCTTATCGAGCTGATTCCAGAGATTTTAACACGATTCAGGCGAAGTAAGATTGGAGTGACCTCAGACGTCAAAAAAGCTTTTCTACAGATAAGTGTACACCCTACAGACcgagattttttaaagtttatttgggTTGATTCTCGGGAAAAGGAAATAGTGTACCGGCACAGGCGTGTTGTTTTTGGTGTGACAAGTAGCCCATTTTTACTTGCAGCAACAATCAACCATCATCTttctttggaaataaaaaagtgtGATGAAGGTACTTCTGTTTTTGACAGTTCCATACTCACAACTT
This region includes:
- the LOC126749610 gene encoding uncharacterized protein LOC126749610 — protein: MSGLDNKKKVRAVVRGSFTKYANELDSLLTQPGTDPQAIEVCRDILKDRFNELKAVSSECFYLLLDENTSEADLTADRDCCDGYERRFKELSIKSAKRVSAVPRDEEEVPDRSEHDYDIRYLGKRKFKLPTIQFKQFDGNIRDWLSFWTQFKKVDEDPDIDAADKVEYLIQATVPNSRARNLVNSFPATGENYSKIVDSLKSRFGREDIQVEVYVRELLKLVLNNAVSKAKPDVSTLYDSIETQLRALETLGITPDKYSSMLYPLIESCLPEDLLRVWQRTSGILCAEISNEEEPEESESVSGASCINSLENRLKALLKFLRNEVDNEQRISMASEGFGLHKPRGLTSREGEGKPGSSDSRGVLPTAANLVNQEQSLELRHGNRATCIFCERHHDSPSCFKAQSFSLEKRREILSAKRACYRCLKVGHQSRRCHALLKCVICGKSHVVLMCPESGTHRSAKPGENSTPRENNNPAEMQLSCTSDSKRQHVFLQTLRVKIKGENCMKEVRALIDTGSQRSYILKSTVQTLQLVAKSRENIMHCLFGGVLSEQSHSVYEIHLSQDNGFKCRFDVLDQPKICSEIPSVFSGVWMDELQNLNIEVSDVGQSATIELLIGSDVAGKLYTGRTQRLSCGLTAMETLLGWTIMGKVPIEPGEENVSHSFLNCMVMDSCISNLWELDVLGITDPVANKSKLDLEKAALEFFDQTVQVNEEGRYEVRLPWLDGHPPLPTNHSIGKKRLGTTLKKLKSENVYESYVTIFQEWLQEGVIELVPDSDDNLGHYLPHRPVIKSSSNCTTKIRPVFDASAKVKGKVSLNQCLEKGPNLIELIPEILTRFRR